Part of the Natrarchaeobius halalkaliphilus genome is shown below.
GGTCCCCGTCCTCGTCGAGAAAGCCCCCGAACTGAGAGACGCCGATGAGCGTCCCGGCCGTGTCGAAGAAGTCGACGAAGAAGAACGTAAAGACGACCAGGGCGAAGACGAGTGGTTCGTCGGCGATCATTCCGAGTCCCTCGACGAAGCCCCAGAACAGCGGTGTGATGTCGTACTGGACGGACATGAGCAACGAGACGATTCCCTCGTTTGTCACGTCGTCGTACGCGCCGTCGGGCGTGAGAACGCCGGGCTGGACGAGGCCAGCGAGCGTCAGGAGCCAGCCCGCAGCGGCGGTCGTCAGGATGCCGATGACGATCGATCCGTTGATGCCGCGCGCATAGAGGAAGAACGTAAACGCCAGTCCGATCACCGAGAGCGTGGCGATCGGGCTCTGAAGGGCGTTGCCCATCTCGATGAGCGTCCCCGAGGGGAACCCGTCGGCGTCGACGTACGGGACCACCAGTTCCATCTCCTGCAGCCCGAGAAAGAGCAGGAAGATACCGATACCGGCCCCGACGGAGAACTTCACCGGCTCCGGGAAGAGTTCGATGATGTACTTCCGTGCGCCGACGGCGGTGAGAGCGATGAAGATGATACCCTCGACGAACACCGCAGCGAGTGCGAGTTCCCACGGAACTCCGAGGACGATGACGACCGTGAACGCAAAGAACGCGTTCAGTCCCATCCCCGGCGCGAGGCCGAACGGACGGTTCGCGTGGAAGGCCATCACCGCCGTTCCGACGATCGACGCCAGAATAGTGACGATCGCGAGCATCTGGAACACCTCGCCCTGATCGTAGCCCTCGATGACGATCGCCTCGCTCAGAATCGCCGGGTTGACGACGATGATGTACGCCATCGCCAGAAACGTCGTTACTCCTGCGAGCGTTTCGGTTCGGTAGTCGGTTTCGTGTTCGTCGAAACCGAAAAACTCCGCGATTGTATCTGTTGCCCCCATGTTGGACGTTCAAGCATAGATATAGGTACTGTTTAAATGTTCCCGTCTCTCCATCCGACAGTATGTCCACGGGTGTGCATAGATAGTGCTCGCGACGGGACCGAAATAGTGCCACCGACCCTCGGACGAACGTATTTTACTCCGGAGTGCGTATCCATTCCCCATGAAGTTTGTTATCGTGGGGTACGGTCGGGTCGGGTCGCGAACGGCACGCATTCTGGTCGAAGAGGGACACGAGCCCGTCGTCGTCGACGCCGACACCGACCGTCTCAAGCGCGCCGAGGAGGCGGGGTTCGTCGTCGTTCAGGGAAACGGCGCAGACGAAGACGTACTGGTCGATGCCGGTATCGACACGGCCGATGCGGTCGGGGCGTTCACGCCCGATCTCAACGTCAACTTCGCGGCCTGTATGGTGGGCAAGCACCACGGCTGTCGGACGGTCATGCGGATCGACGAAGACTACCGCGAGGATATCTACGCGAAGTACGCAGAGGACGTCGACGAGATTATCTATCCCGAACGACTGGGTGCTGCCGGGGCGAAAACGGCGATGCTCGGCGGCGACTTCAACGTCGTCACCGATATCGCGGCGAACCTCCAGTTGACCGTTATCGAGATTCGCGAGGACTCACCGGCCGTGGGAAAACGAGTGAGCGAACTCGAGCTTCCGGACTCGAGTCGAATCTACGCCCACGGTCGCGAACGCGAATCGCTGACGATTCCGATCCCCGGAACCGAACTCGAGGCCGGCGACGAGGTCGCGATCATCACCGAGTCGGATCGAATCAACGAGATCCGCGCGACGCTGCTTCCAGCGAGCGCCTGAGACGGACCGATCTCGGTGAGATCTGGCTGTTGACACTCGATCAGCAGGATCGGATATCGGAACGAACCACCCAGCTGCCGAGCGACTCGGCGGGGTGGTCGGTCGTTCCTGCGGTTTGTGTTCGCTGACGCGGCGGCAAACGGCGCGCAGGGGGATGGGGGTAAAGTAAGTGCGCGCCGATTTTTCCGAGACACTACGTTCCTATAAAACCGCGTCAGACGAGCGAATGACGTCGCCAGAGACGGCTACTCGTTCCCGTCGGGACGGAAAACGAGGACGTTCTGGTGGACCATCGACGGGACGAACGAGAACGGGTAGCCGTAGACGTGGAGGTCCTTGGTCGGATCGTACCAGACGAGAGTCGCCGCGAGTGTGACCGGTGCCGCCGACTCGATCGCTCGTGCCAGATCGGCAGAGAGGAACTCGTAGGACTGCTCGCGGTACATGTCTCCGATAAAGACGACGAGGTGGCCACCCGGCGCGACCGCATCGGTGAACCGCTCGAACTTCTCGGCCATGTCCGCGAGCCACTCGGCTTTCGTCTGTCTCTCCCCTGTCGAATCGATAGCCGAGTCCCTACCGTCCTCGTCCGCCGAGTCCGCATCGTCCTCGTCGAACGATCCGAGCTTGCTCGCCCGCGTCGCCCGTTCGTTTCGCGTCTGCTCGAGTTCGTCCATGTGCCAGTAGGGGACGTCGGTCAACAGAAGGTCGATCGAGTCGTCGGGAACGTCCTCGATCAGGTCGGCGCAGTCGCCGTGGCGCATCTCCTGGCCGGCAAGCGGCGGATCTCCGCGCTCGGCGCGCGCTTCGTTTTCGCGCTCCAGGACCGTCTCGTAGATGTCGATCCAGCGTTCGGTTCGCTCGAAGCCGATCGCCTCGCGACGGCCGGTCCCCTCGTGTTCACAGAAGCTCGCGCCGAGGAGCGTTCCACCGACGCCCGCGAACGGATCGAGGACGGCGTCTCCCGCCTTGCTGAACCTGCCGATCAGCGTCGCACAAAGTCGCGGGGGTTTCTGGCCGCCGTGTTCGCTTCGGAGGTCGTGTTGGACGGCGGGCGGGTAGCCCTCCGCGATCACCGACTTGGTCGCGTACTTCCACTCCTTTCCGGTGAGGTCGTTGATCCGGTTTCGTTCGTCGTAGATTCCGCGTCCCTCGACGTAGCGCTGGTGGTCTGCGAGCTCGTCGGTGTCGATCAGTTCGCCGTCTTCGACGGGCAAGGACTCGTCTCGCGCCCGTTCGGCATCGAACCCGCCGTCGTCGTCCGTGAACAGTCGACCCTGGCGATGGCGCTCCCCGTCGTCGCTCGTCATCGTTTCCGAGTGGACGTCGGACCTGCATAAATGCGCGTGTCTCGAGGCCACCGACCGAGATCGGAGCCACCGGCCGCGTTCGTCGCGGTGACACGACCGTTAGCGCGGTCATTTGTACCCGGCGGTACATAGGACACGCATGAACATGCTCGTCGACGGCGAGTGGCAGACCGACGCGTACGAATCGACAGACGGCGACGGCTCGTTCGAGCGAGGCGAAACGACGTTTCGCGATCGGATCCGCGACGATCCCGACGCCGAGTTCCAGCCCGAGGCCGGTCGGTACCACCTCTACGTCTCCTATGCCTGTCCGTGGGCACACCGAACGCTTCTGGTACGAGCACTTACGGGACTCGAGGACGCCATCTCCGTCTCGGTCGTCGATCCGTACCGCGGCGAGGACGGCTGGCAGTTCACGCCGGACAAAGCGGGCTGCACTCGCGATCACGTTCACGGTGCCGACTATCTGCGGGAACTGTACGTGCGGGCGGATCCGGACGTGACCTGTCGGGTGACGGTTCCCGTCCTCTGGGACAAACGCGAGGGGACGATCGTCAACAACGAATCGAAAGAGATCATGCGAATGCTCGATACCGAGTTCGAGGGCGTTCCCGCGGGCGAAGACTCGTCGGCCGACCTCTATCCCGACGGCTATCGCGAGGAGGTCGACCGGATCATCGAGGAGATCTACGATCCGATCAACAACGGCGTCTACCGGGCTGGGTTCGCAACCGAACAGGAGCCGTACGACGAGGCGGTCGACACCCTCTTCGACGCCCTCGATCACTGGAACGACGTCCTGGCGGAGCAGCGCTATCTCGCCGGCGACAGACTGACCGAAGCCGACATCGCGATGTTCACGACGCTCGTGCGGTTCGACACGGTCTATCACACCCACTTCATGTGTAACGTCCAATACATCCGCGAGTACGACAACCTCTGGCCGTATCTCCGGGATCTGTACCAGACCCCTGGCGTTGCCGGGACGGTGAATCTGTCCCACATCAAAGAGCACTACTACACGACTCACCCGGACGTCAACCCGAGCCGGATCGTCGCCCGCGGACCGGATCTCGCGTTCGACGCGCCTCACGATCGAGACGAACTCCCCGGTAGCCCGCCGGCGGCACTAGCTCGTTCGGGTGCCAACGAGTAGTCGAAACGTCTCCGAAGGGAGTTCGATACGACCGTGAACGGAGTTCTGGAGACGACCACTCTCGAGAGCGGGCGGCTCGATGGACGAACGGCCCCGGAAGCGGTCGCGATCGGGAGATAAGGTACAAAACCGAGCGTAAACGAGCGAAAACGTGCACGCCGATTCATAGGGAGTAGCAACGCAACTCGTAGTTTTGTTTCATTCCCCTAGTAGTTGAGAGATAGGATCTGATGAATACAAAGAGCGAATGCAGCACGAGATCCAGCTCGATTTGGTAGGCGATAACCGCCCAGTACAGAGAACAAATCCAGCAGACGATTGGTCTGTAACTAGCCAGATAGACTAAACGAACCAGTCAGTGGATTCACTCACCTACCGTTGTTTCGACCGAAATAGAGTCATCAGAAAAAACACAGACTTCGAAATTATTATAGTTGAAAATGATCTTTCCAACTGTCTTGCCGTCGGTGAAGAGATTCTCTAGTGCGTCGGGATCTATGACTTCATACAAAGGAGGAGTGAGTTCAAGGGGATCCGTTCCTTCCGCTTCGGCGATTGCCTCAACCACTGTCTGACTGACACAGTTCTCATCAGCTACGTCGGTCTGAATCAAGCTCACAGATCCAATAGGCTATTGTCCTGTTTAAACATGTCGGCAATTAGATGTTAACCAGCAGTACTTAAACCGGTCTGGGAATCAGACACCGTCATCCTCATCTGTGAATTCTTGACCAAAGTGATTGTACGGTTGAGCTTGCTCTTGTTTCATTATCTCGACGCTTTCTATATCGACACCTCGCGAATCCAGTTCTATAAGGCTCTCCTCTATGTCATCTTGGCTGTGCCCGATCAGTTCTAACGACAGGTTCGCATTGTTTGATAATAATTCTCGTACGCTCACGACACCGGATATTTCCATGATTTCATCTACTCGTTCTTCTCTCTCTGGTATAGGAACTGTCGCAGTTACAAGCAAATGATGGCCGAGTCCGGCTTTCGTATAGTCAACAATTGTATGATACCCCTTGATAACGCCCTGTTCTTCAAGCCTGTCGATCCGATTGGTGACTGTGCTAGAGGAGACACCGACCTGTTCGCCGATATCGGCAACTGTTCGTTTCCGGGCGTCCTGCTGAAGCAGGTAGATGATTCCTTTGTCTACATTATCGATTTCATCGGGAGCCATAGTTACCGTTAGAAGGCGAGCCAAAAGACGCTTTTCCGCGTGATCAACAGACGTTGATTCCGCCTGATATTGTTATTTGAATTCTGTCTGTCTCACCAAATGCATCTGAGACAGGATATAAACAGCTAGTTCGAAGTGTAGTGAGTGCTGGTTCCGTACGGAGCGCATGGAATCAAGGTCGATGGCGTGCTGACTACATCTCTGTATCTCGCACGAGTTTCTGGAAGGAAACAAATAGATCAACATCTACCCCGTTACGTCCTTCGCCTGTACTTACCGGCGAATCAATAGTCCGCTAATAGGGAGATTCGGGACAGTGAACGTACACTCCACGTGCGAACTGACCGCGTGGTTCCTCCCAGCTACAGATAATGTCCGATGAGTCGTGCTGACTCGATGGAAATTCTGCTATATCCCATGAGAGCGTGAAACAAGTATGGGACGCAAGAGACCGAGCTGTATTCCGTGCCCGAGAGCACGTGGTGCTGACTGGTCCGAGTGCGTAGGAAGCCGAGTCCTGGGCAGTACAGCCCGACTGCCGCTCCTGGCGGCAGTCGGGAAAGCCCGTATAGGTGAATCTCTGTTTCACGCACCGGCGTTCCAAGGTGAGTCCAATGTTCATTGGAATCGACGTACACAAGCGGTACTCACAAATCGCAGTATTGGACAGAAACGGTGAGATCGTCGAAGAGGTTCGCGTCGAAAACGCGAACCTCGACGACTTCGCCCAGCAGTACGCTGGGTCCAAAGCCGCGCTTGAAGCGACCAGCAATTACTACCACATCCATGATACTCTTTCAGAGTATCTGGATGTGACCGTCGCCAATCCAGGCGAATTAAAGCTGATCTCCGACTCGGATAAGAAAACCGACCGCGTCGACGCAAAACAACTCGCTCGGATGGTTCGGTTAGGATCGATTCCTGAAAGCTACGTTCCGACCGACGAGGTTCGACAAGCCCGCGCACTTAATGGATTAGCTAAGTCCTGGGAATAGTTCTACTCCACCTGCCGACAGCTGGTTCCTGTAGTGGTACTATCTCGGACAGCTGTTCCCAATACTTCTCTCGATCATTAGTGCGCGGGCGACAGAAGCTCGTCGAGAACAGGACCGAGTACGCGAACAAGATCCATGGCTTGTTGAGTGATCACGGGATCACTCAGGAGGTGAAACCACTGAGTGTGGAGGGACGAGAGTTCCTGGCGGAACTCTCGCTCCCGGCACCATGGGATGCGTTGCTGGAGTCGTATCTAGGGCTCATTCAGACGCTCACTGAACAGATTGAGTCGTTGGAAGCAGAGATTGAGGAGCGGGCTGGGTCTCTGAAGGAGACCCAGCTCCTGATGACGATTCCTGGTGTGAGTTACTTTACGGCGTTGACGATTTACGCGGAGTTGGGAGAGATCAACCGGTTTGACCGGGACAAGGAGGTCGTAAGTTACGTTGGATTGAACCCGATAATCCGCGAGTCTGGCGACTCGCGGTTTGAGGGGAGCATCTCGAAGCGAGGGTCAGGACGAGTCCGGTGGCTGCTTGTTCAAGCGTCGTACTCAGCGGTACATACGTGCGAAGACGAGTACCTTAGCCGGTTCTACAACCGGTTAGCTCAAAAGAAGAGCTCGAAAACAGCGATTGTCGCAACCGCCCGGAAGTTGCTGGTTTCAATGTATCACATGCTGGACCGTGAGGAGGTGTACGATCCACCAGGGGTGAGTGCCTGAGCGCCGCCGGGGCGGCGCTCATTGGCCGGCTGGTGGTAATGTTAGCAACTACTATCGCTAACAAGAAGTCTCCCGCCTGATGGCTGTTTCAGTAGCCATCAGTTCGCCGGTTGTCGATTCTACGCTCGAAAACTACAGCAATTCCTCGTCGCCCGAAGAATTATCTTGGCAAGCGTGGTTTGGTCAGTCAGCAGAATTTCCATAGGTGAATACATAGCGCGAGTTTTGCACGAGATTGGGTCCGGTTAGTGAAGGTAGTAGCCGCTTAGGACAGGCGGACATTACCGTTACATCCGCGAGCGAACGGAGCGAGCGGGTCAAGAAATTCCTCGAAACCGCGCTGAAGCCAATAATACGTGTCGGTGGTGGGGCGGCCGCCGAGCGAGAGGGTGGTGCATACGATCTCCCCGATAGATGCAGGCACCGTCGTTTTCCGAATAAGACGGGTAGCGGCCGTGAGGAAAATCATGAGTGAAACACCAACCGACACCGGAACGGACCCCGACGCGGGGTCGGCCCGAAAAAGCGAGACGCTGAACACGGATGTGGATTGGTGTCGATCGTAACCTCCCCTCGAAGACGGCGTACTCGTCGATGAGCGCTACCGATAGCGATCTGCCGGTCGAAGCGAGACTGCGGTGAACCGACCGTTTTCTCGGCATACCAGAGTTTATCCCACACAGTTTGGCGGTCACGTCATTACGTTCAGGCGGCTAGAGCGGGACACGTTGGCCACCGAAAGCCGGATCGGATCCGCGTCGGTGCGCTCTGAAGCGAACTCGATCTGCGATACCCCCCCATCCACCATGCAACTTAGCCTTGAACTCGAATACTGGACCGTCGATGAGACGGGCACGCTCACGTCCGCATCGCCGGTGCTCGACCGAATCGACGATCTCCACGCCGAGAGTGCTGATCCCATGCTCGAAGTCGTCACCGATCCCTGTGACGACGTGCCCGAACTCCGAGCGGAGGTCACCCACAGATTACAGGAGGCGATCGAGGTCGGGCGGGAAGAGGGATGCCGACTTGTACCGCTTAGTACACCACTTCATTCAGGCTCGATCAGCACGAGCGACGGTCCCCGAACGCGGATTCAGCGTCAGGTCCTCGGTGAGAAATTCAACGATGCAATCCACTGTGCCGGCACGCACATGCACATCGATCGGATCGATGGGGCTGAAACTGACCAGTTGAACCTGATGACTGCACTGGATCCGGCGTTTGCACTCGTTGCGAGCTCCACATTCCACCAGGGCCATCGCGTGGCTACTTGTGCACGATCCCACGTCTACCGCCGGACGTGTTACGGCGATCACCCTTGGCTCGGCCGGTTATGGCCCTACGTTGAGGACATCGACGAGTGGTACAATCGAATCGATGTCACGTTCGATCGCTTCCGTCAACGGGCGTTGGCTCAGGGGGTCGAACCCTCGGCATTCGACGAACACTTCACGCCGGAAGACTCGATCTGGGCACCGATTCGATTACGCGAGAAGTACGACACGATCGAATGGCGATCGCTCGACGTGGCGTTGCCGAGTCAGGTTCTGCAACTCACCAAAGACGTCCGAGACATCTTGGCCCTTGTCGAGAATCGTCACGTCGAGATTGGATCGCGCCCCGGTGTCACGGCCTCAACCGTGACGGTGCCAGCGTTCGATCGGCTACAAGAGCACGTGAGTTCAGCCATAGACCAGGGACTCGAAGCGTCCACGATCGAACGATACCTGGAAACGATGGGATTCGATACAACCACCTATCGCCCCATCTCGGCGGAACTCGTCGACAAACCACCCATGGATCGACAGCGAGCACAGTGGCTTCGACTCCGGTACGCCGACCGTCTCGAACGGGACGTCAAAACCCTCATCGATGAACGCTCTCCGATGCGGACGCCAGTGACACAATCGGTGTGACTGTCAGAATCTCGTATAGACTACAGAGACGTTCCATATTTCTTGACATCGAACACGGTGGGTGTGGCGACTGATACGGTCTACTGTAAGTCGTTACCGGAGCGACCGCGAGCAGTCCTGCGGTCGCTCCGGTAAAAAATCACAGCAAACCGTATGAAACGTCGGTGTTTCCAGACGCCGACATCATCACTTCGGTGCTCGGACGAGGAGTCGGTGATTACCTCCGTGTCCCAGTTGTCACTCTTTTCCGTTTCTCTGCTCTCTTCGGATTCGCTGTCGGTATCGAGCGTCGATTCGACGATATCTTCGCTCGTCTCACCCATCCAGTGGAACGTTCGCTGAGCCCGGAAGCCGATCTCCTCAAACGCCGACTCGGCCGCGTCGCGTTCGTCGTCGGACAGTTCAACTAAATGGATCAGCGGTCGGCCGGGCAGAACTCGAGGATTCGCCGAAATACCGACCAGCAGTCCCGTGAATGGTGTCTCAATGACGTGGTTTTCCGCCCCGAAGTGATCCGAAATTACGCATATTCGTTCTCCCTCGTCGACGACTGGGTGGGGACCCTACGTCATCTCCACCAGTAGAATTCTGGTTATGCCAGCGTACGCTCGCAGAGCCAGAATACGCCGGCGAACCTCTCATCAAAATCCATCGCTTCAGTCACAGCAATACCATGGAGACTAACTTCGGCCCACTCGACGTAACTCTTCGGGGGCCAGGAGAGCCAGAGGTCGTGGTTGTCGCCGGGGTCCACGGAGACGAGCTGAGTGGCATTCGCGCGGTGCGCCGACTGCGCGAGATCGACCTCGACCTCCAGCGAGGTGTTGCGTTCGTCCTCGCCAATCCAGCCGCGATCGAAGCCGGCGAACGCTACCTCGACTCGGACCTCAATCGCGTATTCCCAGGCGACCCGGACGGCGACCGAGAAGAACGGATCGCCGCCCGACTCTGCGAGTTCGTCGAGGGTCGGACGTCACTCTCACTGCACGGTACTGAGGCCGATCCCACGCCGTTTGCGCTTATACACAGTGCACAGGAAAGAGAGTTCGAACTTGCCTCGGAGCTGCCCGTCCCACACATCGTCGATCACTGGGGAGTCAACGAGCGCACGATCACGACCTGTGGCTTCACCGTCGAGATTGAACTTACCTCGACGGATTCCGAGGAAGCGACGGAAGCTGCCCAACACCAGACCCGCGCATTCCTCCAGCGGGTTGACGCACTCCCTGGTGAGCCACCCGATGCCGATCCGGACTATTTTCACATGGACAAGCCGATTCCGAAGCCCGATGGGGACTCGTACGAGTTGCACGTTGAGAACTTCGAACACGTTCCGGAGGGAACCGTCTACGCGACAGTTGACGGGGACGATCTGACTGCCGATGAGTCGTTTTGGCCGATAATAATGTCCGCTGAGGGTTCCGAGGATATTTTCGGCTATCAGGGACGCAAAATCGGCGAGTCGATCGAAGAAGTGAAAGAGACGTGGATCAATTCGGACAGAGAACCGCGGAACGCAGAGTAGCGGTGGCGAATCAACGAAGAGCGCGACGAAATAGCATTCTGGGTCAGTGATCTAAATGGAGCACCCACAACACCCGATGCACTCATAGCGTTTTCAGAATTCGCTGCACAGAAGTTCGCGAATGTGGCACAGACTGAGGGCGATCTGCGAGGATCAGTGATCGCTAAGTACAGGCGAGCGGATAAACGATTTGAGGAAGTTCATCCATAGGGCCAAACAATATTATGATAGAAGAAGGAGGAGTTCCCTCTATGTCTGATGGAGAGCGACAAAGGACAATTGCTAAATGTCGTTCTTGCAGTTCCGCCTATGCTGTTGACGTATGGGATGACGGGACGATTCGGCCCATTGGAAGAACAAACTGTGATTGTGGATTAAATGATTTCGAGATTATAGGCGATTCTTCTGATACTATTGCCCTATATGGGGGAAATTGATTGAGTACTCAGTACGCACGTCGTGAGCGGATGGTTCACCGATCCCAGTATGAAACAAACGATGCCTCTATGCTGCATCCATCCTCTACGTCGGTCACACCGATTCTGTCAGAACTTCGTCATTTCCCATGAGTGTTGTTGCATAGAGCGCGCATTTTCCAGCTTCGTTATCTTACGAACAAAACAACTCGCGGTCGTACTGCTCAGACCATCCTGTTATCTTTTGCCATGGTGGATCGTAGGGATACCATGAACGACGTATCCGTGATCGGTTGTGGCGGGATTGGCACCGCATTCGTCGAGACACTTGCGGGCGAGGGTGTGAACGTGATCGCCTGGAACCGGACGAGAGAAAAGGCGGAGGCACTGGCGGGTAAGCAGGTGGAGGTGGCCGACAGTCCGGGGGATGCACTCGAAGCAAGTCGTACCACGCTGTGTTGTGTGAGTGACCATCCAACGATGATGGATATCCTGGAAGATGCATCGGATCGGATCGATGGTACAACCATCATCGGCGTCTCGTTCGCCACACCCGAGCAGGCGACGGAGGCGAATGCCTTCATGCAAGACTTCGATGGACACTACCTCGACATGGCCGTTCTCGCCTACCCGCGACTCGTCGGGACGGATACTGGCCACTTCTTTATCGCTGGCGATTCCCGAGCATACGAGGCCGCCCGGTCGATCCTCGATCATCTCGGAACCGTCACCTATATCGATGGCCCACCCGGATCCGCCTTCCTGCGTGAATCCGTCGTCTTTCTCCCGTTTCTCCCGATGGCCGTCTCGATGGTACAGAGCGCTCACATAGCAGAGGCCATGGACATCCCGTTAGCGTGGGTTGGTGAGCGGTTCCGCGCACTGTATCCCGCGTTCATCGACATTACCTTCGAGACGATCCAATCGGGAATGGACCCCGCAGATCCGGCCAATGTCGATGCATCCGTCCAAGTCTGGTCGGCAGGCGCCGAGGAGTACGCTTGCTTTCTCGACGAGATGGGGCTCGATACCGGTATGTACGAGGCGTTACACCGCCTCTTCGAGGCTGGTGTGGCAGACGGACGCGGTGATCACGACTGGGTGTCTGTAACCGAACTCCGCGCAGATCAGCCAAGCAGTTAATGTTGGAAAATAGTTATGATCACGTGCGGATGGGCCACCAGTGATTCAGTCAGCTACTCCTGGTACTCTCTGAATGGTCTGAATTCAACCTCTGAGTGTTGTACTCCGAGTTCAACATATCCGTGATCTGCCACACCGTAAAGTATGAGAACCGACGCTAATCCCTATCAAAAGCGGGCAACGTCGAGGTCGTCTTCGCGCAGAAAGGGCCGATTTCGTCTCTGTACAGGCTGTACGAAGCCGATTCGCTCAGGATCCGTTCGGTTGTCGCTCGCTCGCCGTCCGCCAGGTTTCGAACTGCGATTCGATCACCTCGTCCTCCCCGAAAATCTTCCAGAGTATCAACGCGAGAACGACGACCGGGAGCACCGGAAGCAACATCAGTGCGAGAACGATCGCCATAACCCACCCGAACGCCGACATCTGGAGGTTCGGACCGTATCCCGTCGACTGGGAGACACCCGTAGACATACGAGACCAAACGACCGTCCGGATATTCGGTCTTTCGGTCTCGAGTTCGCCGTGAGAGCCACGTCTCCGAAGCGGCCAGCATTACATCCGACGAGCCGTTCCGGGTCGATCGCGTCATACGGTCTGCTGTAACGGTTTACCGGAGCAACCGCAGGACGAGTCGCCCGACCCACGCGAGTGGAATCAGCACAGAGGAATCGACGACGACCATTAGATGCGATCGAAATCGCGTTCGAGGTCGTCCGTCGTGTACCCGACGTCGATCCCTTCTTCGGTGGCGAGGGTCAACATCTCGACGTACGAGACGTCTGCCAGCTCCGCTGCCTTCCGCAGCGTGATGCGGTGATCACGGAGCTGGTCGAGTGCCCGCTCCGTGCGCCAGTCGGAGAGTCCCTGTCGGATCAATCGACGA
Proteins encoded:
- a CDS encoding NCS2 family permease; amino-acid sequence: MGATDTIAEFFGFDEHETDYRTETLAGVTTFLAMAYIIVVNPAILSEAIVIEGYDQGEVFQMLAIVTILASIVGTAVMAFHANRPFGLAPGMGLNAFFAFTVVIVLGVPWELALAAVFVEGIIFIALTAVGARKYIIELFPEPVKFSVGAGIGIFLLFLGLQEMELVVPYVDADGFPSGTLIEMGNALQSPIATLSVIGLAFTFFLYARGINGSIVIGILTTAAAGWLLTLAGLVQPGVLTPDGAYDDVTNEGIVSLLMSVQYDITPLFWGFVEGLGMIADEPLVFALVVFTFFFVDFFDTAGTLIGVSQFGGFLDEDGDLPDIDRPLMADAVGTTVGSMIGTSTVTTYIESSTGIEEGGRTGFTALVVAAFFFLALFTVPLVQTIPHYATYLALVVVGIIMLQGVADIDWDDPVWLISSGLTITIMPLTASIANGIAAGIISYPLIKTAIGDGRDVSLGQWTLAITFVVYFIVYFAAEAGIIAF
- a CDS encoding potassium channel family protein, whose product is MKFVIVGYGRVGSRTARILVEEGHEPVVVDADTDRLKRAEEAGFVVVQGNGADEDVLVDAGIDTADAVGAFTPDLNVNFAACMVGKHHGCRTVMRIDEDYREDIYAKYAEDVDEIIYPERLGAAGAKTAMLGGDFNVVTDIAANLQLTVIEIREDSPAVGKRVSELELPDSSRIYAHGRERESLTIPIPGTELEAGDEVAIITESDRINEIRATLLPASA
- a CDS encoding DNA methyltransferase yields the protein MTSDDGERHRQGRLFTDDDGGFDAERARDESLPVEDGELIDTDELADHQRYVEGRGIYDERNRINDLTGKEWKYATKSVIAEGYPPAVQHDLRSEHGGQKPPRLCATLIGRFSKAGDAVLDPFAGVGGTLLGASFCEHEGTGRREAIGFERTERWIDIYETVLERENEARAERGDPPLAGQEMRHGDCADLIEDVPDDSIDLLLTDVPYWHMDELEQTRNERATRASKLGSFDEDDADSADEDGRDSAIDSTGERQTKAEWLADMAEKFERFTDAVAPGGHLVVFIGDMYREQSYEFLSADLARAIESAAPVTLAATLVWYDPTKDLHVYGYPFSFVPSMVHQNVLVFRPDGNE
- a CDS encoding glutathione S-transferase family protein, with the translated sequence MNMLVDGEWQTDAYESTDGDGSFERGETTFRDRIRDDPDAEFQPEAGRYHLYVSYACPWAHRTLLVRALTGLEDAISVSVVDPYRGEDGWQFTPDKAGCTRDHVHGADYLRELYVRADPDVTCRVTVPVLWDKREGTIVNNESKEIMRMLDTEFEGVPAGEDSSADLYPDGYREEVDRIIEEIYDPINNGVYRAGFATEQEPYDEAVDTLFDALDHWNDVLAEQRYLAGDRLTEADIAMFTTLVRFDTVYHTHFMCNVQYIREYDNLWPYLRDLYQTPGVAGTVNLSHIKEHYYTTHPDVNPSRIVARGPDLAFDAPHDRDELPGSPPAALARSGANE
- a CDS encoding HalOD1 output domain-containing protein produces the protein MSLIQTDVADENCVSQTVVEAIAEAEGTDPLELTPPLYEVIDPDALENLFTDGKTVGKIIFNYNNFEVCVFSDDSISVETTVGE
- a CDS encoding Lrp/AsnC family transcriptional regulator yields the protein MAPDEIDNVDKGIIYLLQQDARKRTVADIGEQVGVSSSTVTNRIDRLEEQGVIKGYHTIVDYTKAGLGHHLLVTATVPIPEREERVDEIMEISGVVSVRELLSNNANLSLELIGHSQDDIEESLIELDSRGVDIESVEIMKQEQAQPYNHFGQEFTDEDDGV
- a CDS encoding glutamate-cysteine ligase family protein; amino-acid sequence: MQLSLELEYWTVDETGTLTSASPVLDRIDDLHAESADPMLEVVTDPCDDVPELRAEVTHRLQEAIEVGREEGCRLVPLSTPLHSGSISTSDGPRTRIQRQVLGEKFNDAIHCAGTHMHIDRIDGAETDQLNLMTALDPAFALVASSTFHQGHRVATCARSHVYRRTCYGDHPWLGRLWPYVEDIDEWYNRIDVTFDRFRQRALAQGVEPSAFDEHFTPEDSIWAPIRLREKYDTIEWRSLDVALPSQVLQLTKDVRDILALVENRHVEIGSRPGVTASTVTVPAFDRLQEHVSSAIDQGLEASTIERYLETMGFDTTTYRPISAELVDKPPMDRQRAQWLRLRYADRLERDVKTLIDERSPMRTPVTQSV
- a CDS encoding succinylglutamate desuccinylase/aspartoacylase domain-containing protein, producing MVVAGVHGDELSGIRAVRRLREIDLDLQRGVAFVLANPAAIEAGERYLDSDLNRVFPGDPDGDREERIAARLCEFVEGRTSLSLHGTEADPTPFALIHSAQEREFELASELPVPHIVDHWGVNERTITTCGFTVEIELTSTDSEEATEAAQHQTRAFLQRVDALPGEPPDADPDYFHMDKPIPKPDGDSYELHVENFEHVPEGTVYATVDGDDLTADESFWPIIMSAEGSEDIFGYQGRKIGESIEEVKETWINSDREPRNAE